The DNA segment AGAGGCTGCATAAAAAGGTAAAGTTTTACAGCACTTGTGGGTTTGTGTTGGTTAAATTTTGATGATTAAGCTTGCTGAGTTggaaaactaatttaataaaatttatttattatttcttcttccccatcttttctctctatCCCATCATTTGCTATTGTAGTCGACGCACCCTAGTTATCCCTGTAACTTTCGTTCCTCTAAAACAAATCTCAGGTCCATTTTTGTACTTTTGGTCTCTATAAAATAAATCCCATGATTCTCCTTCCCTTCTCTTTCATCAAATATAATCTACAAAACCAAATGCATTTTAATGGAAGTCCTCAACCTTAACAAAGATTCGAATGTGCTTACATTTGTACCCTCATCAAAcatcaaacatttgaaaaccACAAATCGAGTTCGAGGAAGGTCCATACTAGTTGACCCTATAAAGAAAAGTTTTTGAATATGGCCGAAGCCAGCAGGGAAATTGTCACTACGCTCAAATATCACCGAGTCACCACGAATatatggaaaaagaagaaataacaaATAAGCAACATAATTGTGGCTTAGGGTTTCGGTTTTTCAATCAGCAAGTCTAATCAACAATATGGCCTCTCATATGGGAGTTTTGTTGTTCCATTTCATGAAAGGTGGGTATAACGGAATTGGGGATTAGGGGTTCAGTTTTGTTGCTTTTCTTGGACTTCCATCTCAGAATTCATCTAGACAAGACACAAGATTCTGTAAAGATCATCAAACACCAGCTCTGTTATGGAAATTTGGAGAATCAATCTCTTAAATTGTCTGAACTTGAGAATTTCAAAGAGAAGTATCATTGAATGGTTTTGTTTTGGGGAATGAGAGATTTAAAATCCCTTCTTCAGCTTCGAATTTTTCAAAGGAATTGGAAGTGAAGGTTGAAAGTTAATGTATGGGGAGAGAGGGTGAGAAAGCCGtgtaagaaaaaataatttgtacATACTCTGGTTTTGGTGCTGTTGCTGTTTTGAATCTtaagaaaatgtaaagaaaattgagaaatttttgttttgttaggaggtaagtaaatattatttaattaattaattttccaaaTCAGCAAGCCTAATGgcaaaatttaattgatacatCATATTTCAAAAAAGTCCATGGATTATTTAGAACTATTTTTCAAACCGCAAAGATTAAAGtgtatcttttaaaattttaaaaatcaaatacacATCCACTACAAGCTTCTAGGACAAAAAATACATTTTCCCCTAATAgatatcaaattttttttcctccaaaatGAGAAAGAAGAGTGGTGCTATATATTAAGCATTGATGgctatgtttattttatttctaatttcattctTTGTAGTTTTATTGTCCATATTTGTTGGAGGATACCTGTTGAATACATGTTAGACTTATTCGTCACAACACAACAAAAGCGATTAGTTAGATAAAATAGAATAAGGCTTAAAATGTTAGATTAAAATAAGGTATATTGTAATGTCACTTATTTATCATACCATATCAAATAAATCAAGAAACGTGTTAATTTAACCAACACACTTAAGCAGAGCTCAACCCAATGGTTAAAAGTTCAAATCCACTTAACCAATAACTAAATGACTCAAAACTGCAGAATAGCAATATTAGTTTTTgggtttaaatattaatttggtctttgaactttttgtcttttgttcattttgatccatttacttttaaaatgttcattttgatccctatactttcaattttggttcTTTTTTGTCCCtctactttcaaaatattcattttagttattgtactttcaactttatttattttggtccaTGAACTTTTATAAAGTGACCATTTTAATcccttgaaaatgaaaatgaagggaCCAAAATGGCCAATTTTTACATtataaagaccaaaatgaaccaaagttaaaagtacaagataaaaatgtatatgtttaaagtataacaaccaaaatgaacaaaaattgaaagtatagagaccaaaatgaacattttcaaattataaggaccaaaataaccaaaatcataAATAGaaccaaaatagttttcaaaccCAGATCTTAAATAACCtaaacaaaatcaaaatctgCCAGCTCAAACAAGGCAAcaagtttttacaaaagaaaaagaaagtccAAACTGACTAATAATAACAGTTTGCCTTAAAGAACAAGTAATTTACTGGGTAGTAGGAGTTTCTCGTTTGAAGATTGTCCCCAACAAATTTGCAGTACACAAACAAGATGTTCATTATGAAGGCACCTTCTTTCAAATCACTGTTCAGAAGAATATGTTATATTCAATGGAAATTCTGGCCtaatatgaattgcttattgcAAAACCTCAAAAATCTCCTAAGAAGAAACCAAAGAAGCAAAAAGGTGCTACATAATGCAACAGACTCTCTGTTTTCATTTCTGAATCTCTCACGTTTTTCTTTGCCCCTCGACTCTCCTAAACTCCCACCCTCCAATCCACCCCCCAGAAGAGGAAGGTCCTAACAAAGGAGAATCTTGGAAAATAAGTATGGATGCGTCATTCTCCTATTTATAAACCAAATATATGAAGTGATACGCTCAATGGACATACATCTGTATCCCTAATCACTAAAAATGGAAGCGAagtgagaaaattaaagtaacTTCTTTAACCCGCTGAACCAATGTAGATAAGAAATACAAAAGTAATTACCCCACAGCTATATAATCACTATTGAGACCAAAAAGTACTCTTTCAACACATCTTTCATCTAATCCTCATCCTCAGAATCTGTAAAGAAAATACATGAGAGAAACATTTCAATATTAGTTAAAATCGTAGTAGGCCTTTATCTTGTTCTATCAATATATCTTTCTTGATGTAAAACTACATATACATGCACTTCTTTTTGCCATAAATTTTTAGATCCCTTTTTAAGGTTTCCATCCAACTGCCTTTTAGTTAGGTTAATAATAATACAAATCATGCTGAAACTCTTTccatgaaaaatgaaattagatGAATAACTTTAAGAAATTATCCTACATTAATCTAAGATTCTCAGACAGTAGTTGGAGGAATTCCCCTTTTCTTATTCGATTAATGAGAACATTGAAGTGCATCAGTAAAGTTATGTTACGTACCAGATCTTATATCCTCTCCAACTTTTCCCCTATTTTTCAGCTGTCTACTGATCATAGAGCATATGAGTAACCACCAGTATATGTGGAACACAAGCAACATCAACAACATCGTGTTGAAAACATAGTATATTAATCTGGAATTCACATCTGATAACTTCAAGTACTCACAGAGATCATAGCTGAAAAGTATCCATCACAACATCAGATACGCAAAAGAGCTATTAAGCCTAATCTTCAAAGATAAATCAGACACTAGGAGCACAAACCTTGTTGCTTTTATAACCCAGAAGGGGAAGAATATTAGCCGCAATATGAGCCATGAAATGGCAAAAAATCCAAAGAAAACACTTGCTCCAAGTTCTTTCTCAGAATATTTAAAAACCTTAGCAGCTTCCATGAAGACATCACTTGCATCATGTAGCGCAAGAATAACCGATCCAATCTGGAAAAATCTGCAAAATTGTGTACAAATTCTGATTTAAAATGTTATCAATTATTATAATCGGTCTACATTTCCATCATAAGAAATACAGAGAAACAATGAATAGTCGATCAATTTTTGGCTAAACACACCCAGAAATagccacacacacacacacacaaaaaaaggGGGTTCCAGAAGAGgctttaaaacaaaattttgaccCCTGATTACACAACATAATCAAGGTAAAACGAAAAAGGAAAAGCAACTCTAGAGCCCCAAAATTGAGGCTATAAGAGGTTTGATCACAAAAAACATCTGAAGACTTTTGTTTGACATGAGCAAGTCTTAGCATTTCTTTCAATCCAAATAGagttctaaaaaaataataataaataccaCCATCGTAGTTGATATCTATATGCTCGTTGTTAAAGGATTATTAACTACCAGATCAGGTCTACCGTCAAAATCCAGAAAAAGGAACAAACATGCTTCTATCAAAATTTGAGTGGAAATGTGAAAAGCCCTTTTAGTTTTGTCTTAgtctttaaagaaaaacaaagaaactttATAAGATCCAAACaatctttttcaaaaatagatgACATTTAAACTTGAATATCTCCTTGTTCTCGTAGCGTGctctaattttatatttaaggTGATGCACGGCAAGAATGTCATCTTGCAAATTATCAAAAAGTACATTGCAACCTTTCAAAATAACAGTATATGAACTCAACGCATAATTAGGATGAGCAAGTCAGCCATAACAATGCGGGTTTTTAATCAAATAAACTTCAATTCAGAAGGTTTCCGTCACTTCGTAAAAAGATACTAGAATGATAAATGTCAAAGTGAAACTACGAGATAAAGTACTATTTAcaaccaaatatatatatatatatatatatatacacttaaTTGACTCCACAGAAAATTAAAGACATTGCTTCTACAAATACTCAAAACAACAGATTAGTATCATGttattgaagattaatttgaGAGATAGAGAAAGTGAATAGGCCACAAAATAGCATTAGTTCAAATGCAATAGCCTCCAACAAGAATAGCTTTGAATCTTTGATCTATTCTATATCAAACATTACGAGATCTTGAGACTGGTCGCCACCTTTCTCccaaggaaaaagagaaaaagaaaaagaaaaagaaaagaagcagCAGCCCAGCAACAATATGACAAGGCCCATAAAATCATAAGTGGGGAACAGATTCTGGCATGGTTTTCCCAATCTGTGAAATGGCCACCAACATATTTCTAGTTATTAGTAAATACTACTAGCTATTTGAACTTGTAGAAAACAACTTTAAGAATACCTTGTAATATATGAATATCCAATCAAGACGACAGTAATTACATGATGAGACATCATGACGGAGAAATCCTTTCTCCGAGTCTCCCATATAAGAAGTGCAGCGATGCTATATAAGTAGAACCCACATTGGCACATATAGAGCAATTTTAGAGGAAGTCTGCAAAAAGAAGTGTAGGGGATCAGTTCATATACAACTAAAAATCTTTAATTCATTTGGATGTATTCCTCAAAAGTAATAATCCACTTTTCTATCCAAAAAAAAAGAGTATTAATGGACTAAAGTTAGAAGTAAAAACTTCAACTTCTTAGTATTAAAGTTGCCATAATAAGGAAGATGAAGAATGGAGCAAAGAGCCCAAATGCACTAATGCAGGAAAAGAATTCTTCAAAAAATATTGAGGAAAAGTATTCTTCAAAAAATATTGAGGAAAAGTAATCTAGGTGGAAGAAGACGCCGACTCACTTCAAGCATTTCTATCAACATTACCAATACATACAGCAAGTTAGATCTACTAGTTGACAAAAAGATGAAGTTCCTCAATTAAATTAACATCAAAGAATGTAAACCACTCACTGCAACTCTTGATTTGGCCAGCCTTTGAAGTATTGATTTGAATCTCTAAACCATGGTTCATTGTATGCAATTTTTAGAATGCATATTTCAACTGTGCCATAGTATGCTAGTTTCCACATTGATTCTGAACATTTTACGACCTTTGATTGGGTAGCTTCATCAAGTTTGAGTGGAGCAGCTCCTTTGCTCAACAGCCAAATGGCCAACCTCTGAAAACATAACAAGTAGAAATGTAGAATAACATCATCACTTCCCCTTTCTTAATAAGTAACAGAGAAATCTTATTGACAATGCTAAAGAACCAATTAGAAAAAGGGTGATAAGGAATCAACCCACAAAGTTCAGAGAATTACAAAAAGGTTCCTCTAATTGGCAGAAACTGAAAAAAAACCTACAGTTACAAAATGCTTTGGCAAAAGACCTCTGGAGAGAAGCTCTACGGCATGGAACAGTTTTCCCAATCACATTTTTACTTTCAACGGAAGAAATGTCAAGTAAATAACAATGTGAATTTTTTTATAGATAGGAATAACAATGTGAATTTCAAAAGTCAACCAAATATGTTAGCACTTCTAAGGGAGCATTTGGGCCAAGGAGCGAAGTTGTTTAGTCAAACTCATGGGCCCATAGTGCAAGGAGTTAAAAAATTGCAGAACTGATGTTAATAACTTGTGGGGCCTGCAGTGGGTTTAAAACTCCTTAGGCCAAACAAGGAGTGGAGTTAATAACTTCACTCCACCTCACCCACCCAattcctcccccccccccccccccccaaacaCCCCTACCAAATGGCAACTAGAATGCTTCATTAGCCTTATCACAGTTATAATCTATGTGTTCTTCTTATCACTTGAGTGCATCCATTTGGAGATAATAAAGCATGGGCTTTGTATTCTCTCAGTGGAAGAACAAACAGTCAAGGACAAGATGCTGTCAGTGGCTCATCGCAATCATCAACTTGGGAACAAGAGAGTGGGACCTGCATTTTGGTAACTTTACAGGTCAGCCTAGTTTAACCTCTTCCCCATCAAATGCATTCATCTTTTCCCATGAGTTGAGCAGTGAGAATAATGCAAAAGGTGGGAGAATCATCACTGTTCACACTACCTAGAGCTTGACCTCTACCATTTTTCTTTAACCATAGTTATAATCTTTACAAGGAGGCTACCATGGATATGAATAATTTATCTCGTGTTTCCATTTTGAACCAACACTTGGGTAGAATGTATTTCTGATGAGAAGTGGCATGACAGGAAATTCCATTCAACTCCACTTTTTGTAGAGGATTAGGACGATCTTTTGAGGACAAGTGTAAGAGGTGGGAGGAGGTTTAGAGGCTAACCACTTCAACGATTACCTTTAGCTACTTTTCTGATGCCTAGATTTCTGTTCATCCATTGCCCTAAATAAAAGCCAGTAAAAAATCTTCTATCGCAATAATTTTTGCTGTCTGGAATTGAATTTCGTCTTAAATTTGGCTAGCAGGACAAAGataaaatttccaaaattccatCAAGGATAACCAACTAAACTTCTGAGACATCATTGAAAATAATTGAGACAACAAATCCTGATACATATTATTTACAACCCCGAGTATTTAAGGCACCAGATGGCTCTATAATAAGACGACTAAACTAAGTAAACGTTGAACACACCACCAATTAAGTTCAGTAGAGAACTAGTATTTCAAATTCGAGTACAATTACAGCGTTCTTAATGTCTCACTTAGAAGCAAGTAGCACAACCTAAGACATTTCAAAACATTTTCCATCACATCTTCAATTCTTATACATTTCCACCATCGCACAAAACAATTCATCAAacctaaatataaataaattgctACATAATGATCGGAATCCatatcaataaaaaaacaaacaaacaaaattgcAGTAAaaagaaagagtaaaaaaaaaaaagagaaaaattatgaaaactCACACGAAAAATGAATCTGTCGAGTAAGAACCTCGCGGCGAAGAAGGCAAAGGCGAAGTGGACAGCgatgaggaaatgaaaagagtCTGGAGGGGTAGTGTGGCTCCATATCGAGTCCATTGAAGGTAAAATTTAAAGGAGAAGcatgaaaaagggaaaaatggtGAAAGAAGGTTAGAATGAAGGAAGGGAAATCAATGAAGAAAAAGGTTGTTGGTGGTAAGAGATCTAAGTTTGCCCTAAAATTTGCAGAGAAGTGAGAGTGAAAAGGTAGAGAAATTTGAGAAAGAAGGGGTGGAGGAATTGAAGGAAGAGAATAAGCAGGAAGTGGAGGTTGAGATCTCGTTgtgctttcttttttctttttctttttttcctccgttcgtttcttttatatatataaaattatattatattatatattaattttcctCGGAATGATATTCCATTAGGATTAGGGATGAGCTTGAGCTCATTTTCTCAGCGGCTAGAGACAGCTCGGCTAGGCTCGAGTCGACTTGGGCGCGAAGTTGAGTTTCTGTTGGAGGAATAAAGCGGCTTGGCGGCTTTTGTAACTCGAGCAACATGACGTGATAATTGTAATATATGTGTAATAGGGATATGTTGTAGATTGTgataattagttaatgaattttttatggtagtttaatttgattataattaactctttttaatcatatttttataAAGTGTAAGATAACATTTAGATGTATATTGTAATGTATGTGTAAATGTTGACGTAgagcataaatttaaaatagaaatagaaaaataattacaaaataattttaaatattggtAATTAATCACAAATTTACAGAGTTTTTGATTGAAAATAAAGTTGGAATTTGAAAGATATTGGAAATTAGAAAAAGgatagcaaattaaaaaagTTGAATATCAGAAAAGGATAGAAAAAATGACATAGAGAGAAAACAATGCAACATGTCGATATTATTCTAGAGATATATGGACAATATTTTGGCggtatatcaatgataaatcGACTGAGTCATTATTTTGTTGAGTTGCTAGAAATATATCATAAAGTGATAAATCATGGGTTTTCGAGAAAAATGATGTTACCCCGATATTTCCATCAATTACTTGATTTTATGGATGTTTTGCTTTGATTGGAAATGACATTGGTGTGTGAAACTATACAACTGATATATAATCAAGaccataaaatggaaaaaaaaaaaaaaaaaaaaaaaactaggcaAATGGAgctaattctttttttaaaaaaaaaaaaaaaaacttgaaactTACTCGAAATTTCACctaacaaaattttgtttcaagATTTCGATCGAAATTTTATACCATGAAATCAAGATGTCCattatattacaaaataatctatgagagatggaaaaaaaaacccataaaatGTCACAGATGTAATATATGTTGgagttgataccctaaatcttatgggtcatgtagtttataattgtattgtataaacagtttatttatttaataaaatctgaggtattttagtagtattaacccataaaactaataaacaaacatccaagattatcttttgtaacttaaacatgtatgtggagacatacaggtggatcatgtttaagttataacttaaataatctatagtagaaggataaggttgggtactttatcctgatgacactatgaatatggttcgctttatagatattacaattgttgtaaacttctacaaatgatctgatcctaatcattcatgtagagacatgtgagcaccagtgttctatacaaaagggtttatCTAAGACCTGAcaacgaaatgaatagtctcattatataacaccgttaatagtagagacttacatttcaacaagacgactataggtaacatgacctaaatcatgagtgagttgtgaactcttatgaagacgatcatttgatttgcatggatgaaagtggccagttcgctgactcaatatgcctacccttttgaggattcatctgattggggagttaggaacacagctacataagacggaattcatcCATTCCCTAAtgttagggtaagtaaataaattgctcccttgaggGCATCGGGgacttaaacaatgtggtgtcacatcttctcttggtccaagagaggtttggttatagttggactatgacttattgttcactagatagattagtggtacttaaggacttAGATGTagctataggggcaaaatggtaattttggtccaactgtacttacgagtaatttgtatagggtcatcgcactattgactgattatatccaatggatataaaaatatatctgtagtgcgaagagtgcgattgtcggtctttaatagagtgactgacagttaatgaaagttgggtaatttaattaaaggagtttaattaattatctaagtaccattgaagcttcaatctataggtgcataaggtcccctctgtagcttaaCAGtgattattgataattaattttggattaatttgaattgttcaaactaattgagggattaattatatatgatataattaatttaaattaactatatgtgataattaataaaatgtatttgatgcattataatataaaattttattttagaggaaataaatatttcaatttcattcaaatattatatatatgaatttgattcatataaaaactatagattaaaatttaatatcaatttgatttatattaaatgctataggttttatgagagattaataaccttatactatatttgatataacattgatatataatataaattataatttttattttttaaaaaaataaaagtgagaGGGAGTTACGTAACTCTGTTCCCTATGTGGGCAGTTGCAGAAAAATAGTCTTCCTCTCCTAAAAGTGCAGAAGGCCCATTTTCAGAATCTACCTAGTTttcttaggaaaaaaaaaaaaaaaagcaaaagatCATCCTTTCAAAATCTTTTGCCCCCTCCCAGAAGTTTATCAGAGAAACCTATAACTCTCTCTGTAGTTCTCAACCTCTAAGGAGAATGCAGCATATTCTTTTGTGTTGTTGTTCACCGTTTCTCTTGGGTGTTGCTGTGTGTTTGGAATTTGCGTTCCAAGGAGATTGAAATGTTTGTGACCAATTGGAAGAAAATATGTGAAGAATTGTGACTTCAAGGATTAGTAAATCTAAActctattttctcttatttgtatttttttaacatgttgtaatttgtatACAAGGcataaaaagtttaaatttttattacttctacgtaaatttaaaatttgggaCCTATCCAATCCCTTCAATAtagtataaataataaacatatttttacctctaaattttaaatttcatcctATTGAAAACCTAGACTTAGTTAAATGTtatcatttctatattttattcaatttttgttaATTGGGCTACTTATATTCACAAAAAGTGACGTAGAAATCTTCATAAACCTAGTAACCTCATTGAAATCAAAATCTGCATAAATTGAAGTTTGATTAATgcaaaaaattaacaaattttcaaaacttattaatttaataaggaaaaaaatagcTTTAATGTTGCTCTTCTTTGAAATCTTGTCATTTTTATGTCATACGTATATTTCATGTGTCATTGAAGAAAACATATGAAAATACCTTTCTTAAACGACTTTTCACATAAGACTCAAGTAAAAATTctacttaaaagaaaaacaaaactagGTTAAGGATTAAACACCTATCTAAATTTAAAGTGCTATTTGATATGGTTAAATGTTAGGTAAAAATTGATATACCCAACCTGACAAGTTTAGGGATAAAATCTGATTTTGATCGAGTTCTTTAGGTAAAAAGACTAATTAAAACTTGTTAACAAGAAGTAGATAGTATTATTAAATTATCATTCTATCGACATATTTAGATATATAGACTATTTGTAGATGCCACTTGAAAAGAAATAGATTTTGTTGATGGGTGAGTCAAATTATTGTACTCCTACTCATCAATTATGTTTCATGTGTAGTTAATGTTCGAGTACATACACATTCAATGAGGTATTTTTTACACTTCATCTGCATTATTACTACTCCCATTTATCATAAGTCAGGCTCGCTGCATTGAAAAATGATATGCTTTCggaaattaaagaaatatttatgAAGCCAAATTCATAGTGTGATTAATAAAGTATATATATTgcccttttgttttttttttttttctctttctttttttgataAGATGTAGAATCGAAAGAATCGAATCTCTAACTTCGAAGtaaataatacaattattatgttaattgagttatgctcattctTCGAAGTAAAGAATCGAatctctccgctacaccattctgctgaggtgtacccgacgctgagagttagaaaacgattccatgttctaccaaatagtcctggaataccgagtccaaaaactctccacctcgatccgatcgaaatgttttaatccatctatctaatgcattttcaacttcagccttgaactctttgaacttttcaaaggattcagacttccgttgcataagataaacatacccgtacctgaagtaatcatcagtaaaactgataaaatactcatagccacctcgggctcgcacattcataggaccacaaaggcgaatgtactaactcaagaggctccttggctctataaccttttccagtaaaaggtcgtttagtcatcttaccctcaaggcaagattcgcacactggtaatgaatttttttctaactcacttaaaagtccattcttcaccaatctcacaatcctattgagattgatgtgccctaaacgaagatgccaaagttgggcattttcttttggagaaattcgttgacgttttgattgagttacgacagttctgaaaAATTCAGTATTatagagggaattaatggccaatggccttagcacatataaattcaattccaaatttgttgtgcaaataaaaacaccatctttatgaataaacgctttatccacattaaacgagatagtatatttacattacaataaacactttacagaaatgaggttcctctttagttcagaaataatatatatatcatttaaaacaagaaacctattctgtaaagctaactgaagtcctcccactgccacagttgagacgatgtgcccgatgcctactcgcatcgccatctcaccagcctttagctgtcaccaagatctaatcccctgaaaagaagaacaaacatggttagtggcgcctgaattaattatccaggtagaatcatcattctccactaaacatgtttcaagcacaagtaaatcatatttagctttatcggccttggctggtttcttctctttcagatatcgaggacagttccttttctagtgtccatcttggttgcagtggaaacatgtTCCTTTAGCAACCTATGGACGTCTACTTGGGGTGACAAgcagtgggttagcaggtgccttcccttttcccttaccacccttcttcttcttcccctttgtagagttagaatTAGAAGGTatagacttcgttcctgaggtcgaacctctttggaacgtcctggaggatgaagcaatatttgaaggatctcttaccgaagagttccatgtgCGCGTTCGGACCGCTTCGATCTCACCGTGatcgaaatacaacaatatacattcaatatacagttatgcaaacagacactaattatcagcatgctatgaacaacagaataacaagggaaagagtacCATATCAGTTAAAGacattcttcaa comes from the Benincasa hispida cultivar B227 chromosome 5, ASM972705v1, whole genome shotgun sequence genome and includes:
- the LOC120078363 gene encoding LAG1 longevity assurance homolog 2; this translates as MDSIWSHTTPPDSFHFLIAVHFAFAFFAARFLLDRFIFRRLAIWLLSKGAAPLKLDEATQSKVVKCSESMWKLAYYGTVEICILKIAYNEPWFRDSNQYFKGWPNQELQLPLKLLYMCQCGFYLYSIAALLIWETRRKDFSVMMSHHVITVVLIGYSYITRFFQIGSVILALHDASDVFMEAAKVFKYSEKELGASVFFGFFAISWLILRLIFFPFWVIKATSYDLCEYLKLSDVNSRLIYYVFNTMLLMLLVFHIYWWLLICSMISRQLKNRGKVGEDIRSDSEDED